A window of Rhipicephalus microplus isolate Deutch F79 chromosome 8, USDA_Rmic, whole genome shotgun sequence genomic DNA:
ACAGACATTTCCTTTTCAACTATTCTCCGCACCATATTACACAGTTCTGGTGGAATCTTTTTCACGGCACTTGCTGTTTACTAGTTACCTTCCGCAAGAAGAGCCTTGTTTATATTTTTGTACATGCATTGCAGTTGGACCCTCCCAGAAGCTTCTCTACTATACTAGTTTGCGTGTCCTGTCGGACGAGGTGTGCATGAAAAAGTTTGCCAGCAACGGCTACAACGCGACTCTGCAATTCTGCGCGCACGAGAACACAACGGATGCCTGCGAGGTAAGGAGCTGCCTGGGTCACTAAACCTATTTTTTTTATTCCGATTCACCAGAATATAAATGCGGTTCTTGGTGGTGATATGTGAAACTGTTCGCACATTTATCCGTTGATTCAATTATTGAAGGGGTAGTAATGAAGGTAGTATTTATGGTAAGTCATTTGCTAGATTCATCTGCAACATCGATGCAATATGCCATTGTCAAATAGGTGCGTGAAAATATCAAGCGAGTAAATAACATGGTTcccgttacaaaaaaaaaatcacatggtTCAGTTACAAAAAATGACACGGTTCAGTTACAAAAAGTACCCGTGATACGGTTCAGTTACAAAAAAATACACATGTAGTAATGATCATGCGCTTCCCTTTTCAACAGCGACTTTTTGTATTACTGTAATATGTCTGAAATATTCATTGAtttataaattgattgattgattgattgattgatatgtgaaggtAAACGTCAcagaactaccatatgattatgagagacgccgtagtggagggctctggaagtttatATGGCTTAAATACTTTGCCGGAAGTAAGTAGATGACCTCGAGATTGCGTCAAACAAAAAAAGGccctaaaaattaaaaaaaaaacttctttttcaAAGTCAAAGCTGAATATGGTTTTTCAACGTTCAAATCGCGACCGCGTCAATATGACGTACCACATACTGCCACCGAAAAATGGGGCACATCTTAGTGAGGCACGACATTTGCCAAACATATGAGATCCGAAAAGAAAATTAATTTTTGATGTGTAGGCGAAATTTATATTTATACCTGTGTTAACAGTAATTCTCATAAAATATGAGTAAATATACGTCCCCAAAAGGTAATTAAAGAAAACGAGGCCTCTGTTCGCGCACACCGGACACTGCAAATAATACAAGCAGCAGCTAGCGTACCCTATTGTTCTCTTTTAAAATGCAGCTGTCATGCTTTATTGCCACGGTTTACCTGACAATACCAAAATATCTTTATGAAGGACGTTTTACTGCAAGACTTCGGATCAGTTTAAACGACCGGCTATTGTTTAATGTGACTTAAATTGGGCACACGAGTGCTCTTTGCAATTTCGCGTCCATCAAATTGTGGTCACCTCATCCGTGCGCCTTAAGCGGCTGTCCGTGTGCTCTAGGGTTCACCACAGCTGCTTCCATGACCCGACTAATGCATTCATTAGTAATGAGATTAGTGATGTGTCGAGTTCCCCGCGGAAATGATACGCCTTAAATCCTGCGTCCAGGGCTATCAAGTTGTTAAGGTATACATATGAACTaacctatcttttttttttcaactcgcaTGGAAACCAAGAGTATTGTTTATCCTCGCGCAAATATATCGTAAGTTCACttattttttgtttctgtatTTTGATCCCTTAACGCCTTTTTTTTAATATCATAGTACGTGggatagcaaaccggacgcgCTTTTTCCATTTCCTAGCCTTTGTATACCTCTTCCTCCTGATTCTCCTCCTTAGCTATCGATTCGGGCACTTGGGCTTGATAACGTCTGGTTCGCGTTTTCAGCAACGCGTTTTTCATGAATATGTGTATGCGCTCAAACATCCTCAATAAAACAACAATGCATCATCATGGAGTATACATTAGTGACTACGAATAATTATGGTGGCGTTGCATATGAAGCGCGTTAGCGGCTTAGAACTATTCCTGAACTACCATTACAGTTATTTCGACCAgctcaggcaaacaaaaaatacataaaaacgTTCCACTTGCTTGATATCTCTAATGAATCTATTTCGCCGCTTCCTGTTGCGGCATCGAAGGGCGACTCGGGAGGACcggccatcgcgcgagccgacaaCCGCCGCTTTCTTCAAGTGGGCATAGTCTCCTACGGCGCAGGCTGCGCGGACGAGGAAGTACCGGGCGTCTACACCCGACTCGACGCCCTGGTGCCGTGGATACTCGACAACGTACTGTACGGCACCTGGCTCATCCTGTATCCACGCGGTGAAGACTAGTGAATACTATCTGGTTAATTTGTGTAAGACGACTTTATTTAGAAATGAAAATTTAATAAATGTTCTTGCCGGGCATGTCAAATTGGTGTTTCTTTCCTGCGCTACAAGTCCAAGGCCTGTATTCACAAAGTGACGTTATCCTTATCACTCGTTTTGATTACCGTTTCGGCGCGCTTGAAGCGAGTTGAATGAGTAAAACAGTAGGCAGGATAAAGTTAACTACGGTTTGTTTATGAATACTCGCCTCATATTTGTTTTTGAAGTACGCAAGAAGCACAAATCGATAAGAAAAACAAAACGTAGGAATGAGGTTGGTTAGTAAGTGCAGGCTTATTAGAGTTAATTGTGCGCGTACCTTTATCATTGTTGTCATTTAAATGCGCGTGTCACTTGATCTATTAACATGTATAGGCTTTTTATAGTCGGACCACGTGCAACCCTTCATGAAAACGATCTTCAGTTAGGTGCCGTCTGGAAGGTTAGGAAACACTTAAAGTACACCGGTTCGTCTTGTCAACTTTTTTCTTCGGTGTTGTCCCTAAACAAAGAAACGTCAAAATGATCATACAAGTGTAAGTAAATGCTGACGACTTCAATTCACTAACAAAAAGATTCAATTTCCCAATGTGTTTCATATCAGCAATACCAAAAAAAATTACATGCGTTACTTTCAAAAAACACCAATCTTAATCATTTATTAAGTTCGCAGTCTTGCTTGCTACACTGCCTAAGCTAAAGGCCTCGTCCCTTGACACACAGCACTCCGCATACCTGAATATTCACGAGAACAAGGCTgcggacctttttttttttctgttatgtaTATTTAGAGTATTTCGAGAGGAGGCAAGATCAGCTATTTTTTATGCCATATTCTCCAAGCAGAACCTCCTAGGATAACCTATATACATCAACTGACACAATTGAAATCCAACTCAGCACCACGTGTGAAACTATTGCTCATGAGACCCtaaccaacccccccccccctgccaaaaaaaaattatgtagtGTAGCACATGGGGACTACGTTGTACTCTTTTGAGGAATTTATCTCTAGTCACAATATAATTTCAGTCTTGCCAAAGCCTTTCAAAGAACTCCGTCGGCGTCTTTATCTTGTATACAGCCCGAAACTAGCAGTGTTCGCATGGTAGTGCCAAGCGCGTAGGAAGAACATTTTTTGGAGGAGGGAAGGGGGGATGGAATGCATTTTCTTGAACTGGATTGGGGGCCAGGCAGGTGGTCGAATGTCATTTTCGGTTGTGCATCTTCtagcaaaaaatattttgaacgGCAGGAGGGGGGGAAGCATGACCTGGCCATCCCTTAGCTTCGCCACTGGCTAGACCTAGCTCGATGAAGAAAACTGTTGAAGTGGCATGAACTGACGAAGGGACAGATTGTCTCCTACACATACTGCTTAGTCGCTATCAATCTGTAAGCGACCGCCAATCCACGCCCACTTGGTGTTGGCCTGGCACTCGACATTGCAAGCAGCGCGCCCTTCGTTCTTTAGCACACCCTGTCAGTCAATTTCGACAATGCCTATTTCGCAAATAGTGTCAGTCGGCTCCTTTTGAACCCCTTCACTTTGTTTTGCATTATAATTCTCAACGATTGCTCTTCATACAATGACTGGCGAAGCAGGTCACTACAACTAACGCCAATATGCACTTTTTATGGGTATACTTTAGATTTTGGCGTACACTTTCATAGGTTCATAATAAGTGCACAATGCTTCACTAAATAGACAAAGTGATCGGCGTAAACGGCTGCAATATACCGTTCTCATGGTCCGACCACCTAATATAAGCGTAATGGAGGCGCACTCCGCTTTACGGAAACCGGAAGCCAAGTGGGTGCGGGTAGTTTTTCAAGTTTTCTACTCACCATTGATGTTCGCTGCTTTGGTGGTGCTCCGTAAAAACACACGCGGAGCAGAACTACGCAAGGCCGCGGAAAGAACGGTTACCTGTCTGTCTACGGCTG
This region includes:
- the LOC142768461 gene encoding salivary plasminogen activator gamma-like, which translates into the protein MKKFASNGYNATLQFCAHENTTDACEGDSGGPAIARADNRRFLQVGIVSYGAGCADEEVPGVYTRLDALVPWILDNVLYGTWLILYPRGED